One genomic segment of Rivularia sp. PCC 7116 includes these proteins:
- a CDS encoding serine hydrolase, with the protein MRLPLLFLSAASSILLLSSPLNAANFQSWHFNPTRNQLNLTTDSGVQPRAFLINNPTRLVIDLPGTQLKGNTIRKKYSSAVKEVRVGKVNDKTTRLVVELAPGYTVSPEKLLVKGDTSSHWIVNFSSIERTTSNSNQISSEEKIPVRFPAASSFAGVVPLGSQIPQLHSQVKSLMSRYSYLDPGIFFMDLETGDYLDINGEKAFPAASTIKLPLLVALFEEVDAGRVKLNETVVMRRDLMTGGSGTMRYKRPGTKFSLLETVTKMITISDNTATNMVIDRLGGKARLNQRFRNWGLQNTVIRNLLGDFKGTNTTSPKDLARVGALISNNLLLSNSSRAKVLDIMHRVENKAYLASGFGRNAKFAHKTGTLGIVLGDAGIVTMPNGKRYLAGIMVNRPFRDRRAKSFIKQVSRMVYGHMNKPQVSSLPR; encoded by the coding sequence ATGAGACTACCCTTATTATTTCTTAGTGCTGCTAGCAGTATTCTACTGTTATCATCTCCATTAAATGCGGCTAATTTTCAATCATGGCATTTTAATCCTACGCGCAATCAACTTAATTTAACTACGGATTCAGGAGTTCAACCAAGAGCATTTTTAATTAATAATCCGACGCGACTTGTAATAGATTTACCTGGTACGCAATTAAAGGGTAATACTATTCGTAAAAAATATAGTTCGGCAGTAAAAGAAGTTAGAGTTGGTAAAGTTAACGATAAAACTACTCGTTTAGTCGTTGAATTAGCCCCAGGTTATACAGTTTCTCCTGAAAAGCTATTAGTTAAAGGCGATACTTCTTCTCATTGGATAGTTAATTTTTCATCTATAGAGCGCACTACTTCTAACTCTAATCAGATTTCTAGTGAAGAAAAGATTCCCGTGCGGTTTCCTGCTGCATCTTCATTTGCTGGGGTTGTTCCTTTAGGAAGTCAAATACCACAACTCCATTCTCAAGTTAAAAGTTTGATGTCTCGCTACAGTTATTTAGATCCAGGAATCTTTTTCATGGATTTGGAAACTGGAGATTATTTAGACATAAATGGAGAGAAGGCATTTCCTGCAGCTTCTACAATTAAACTCCCGCTTTTAGTTGCTTTATTTGAAGAAGTAGATGCCGGTAGAGTTAAGTTAAATGAAACTGTAGTAATGCGCCGCGATTTGATGACTGGGGGTTCCGGAACAATGCGGTATAAACGTCCCGGCACTAAGTTTAGTTTACTCGAAACCGTTACTAAAATGATTACCATCAGCGATAATACCGCAACTAATATGGTTATCGATCGCTTGGGTGGTAAAGCCAGATTAAATCAGCGTTTTCGTAATTGGGGATTGCAAAATACAGTCATCCGCAATCTACTTGGTGACTTTAAAGGAACTAACACTACTAGCCCTAAAGATTTAGCTAGAGTTGGAGCTTTGATTTCTAATAATTTGTTATTAAGTAATAGCAGCCGCGCCAAAGTTTTAGATATTATGCATCGCGTTGAGAATAAAGCGTATTTAGCATCGGGTTTTGGTAGAAATGCAAAATTTGCTCACAAAACAGGAACTTTAGGAATTGTTCTTGGTGATGCAGGTATTGTAACAATGCCTAATGGTAAGCGTTATTTAGCAGGTATTATGGTAAATAGACCTTTCCGCGATCGACGCGCTAAATCATTTATTAAACAAGTCTCTCGAATGGTTTACGGACACATGAATAAACCACAAGTAAGCAGTTTACCAAGATAA